A window of Tautonia marina contains these coding sequences:
- a CDS encoding DUF4058 family protein — translation MPLHDWNRVENWDGVHLLWIAELLRWIKPRLPEGYRAYVGTSPRMSIGAPTSKADVSIRAWPRAAHPGDRPSEEVGTLPEGLRPDIEVIVDTIESDAALFVEHGGWLVAVIERVSPRNKDRPSSREIYLTRYLAYLHDGVNLLLIDVLPHPYGFSFADTIAAEIGLEQPPTPTPFAVSYRVGEPVPGEGRFFAAWRRPMTVGQPLPTITLPLTVNEAVAVDLEATYASAASDAYLD, via the coding sequence ATGCCGCTGCACGACTGGAACCGCGTCGAGAACTGGGACGGGGTCCATCTGCTCTGGATTGCCGAGCTTCTCCGATGGATCAAGCCCCGACTTCCGGAAGGATACCGGGCCTACGTCGGCACTTCGCCGCGCATGTCGATCGGGGCTCCTACAAGCAAGGCAGACGTTTCGATCCGGGCCTGGCCCAGGGCGGCTCACCCCGGCGACCGCCCCAGCGAGGAGGTCGGCACGCTGCCCGAGGGGCTCAGGCCAGACATCGAGGTCATCGTCGATACGATTGAATCCGACGCGGCGTTGTTCGTCGAACATGGCGGCTGGCTGGTGGCAGTCATCGAACGCGTCTCGCCACGCAACAAGGACCGCCCCAGCTCCCGAGAAATCTACCTCACCCGGTATCTCGCGTATCTGCACGACGGCGTCAACCTGCTGCTGATTGATGTCCTGCCCCATCCCTACGGATTCTCGTTTGCGGATACGATTGCCGCCGAGATCGGTCTGGAACAACCGCCCACGCCCACCCCGTTTGCCGTCTCCTATCGCGTCGGCGAGCCTGTCCCAGGGGAAGGCCGATTCTTCGCGGCCTGGCGACGTCCAATGACCGTCGGCCAACCCTTGCCGACCATCACTCTCCCCCTGACGGTCAATGAAGCCGTCGCCGTTGACCTGGAGGCAACCTACGCCTCAGCGGCATCGGACGCCTATCTCGACTGA
- a CDS encoding esterase/lipase family protein, with protein MVARGGWNRAWVLVHLVLVCAIVIAACQSPKIRERPFSNHPAIRSAGAGHGASRDAFGPSDEASYQRLVAEVERPGGASASRLLALADFADRQGRRQIGREPVAALSWFRDAAVYASFALENADEPLIQARAVDRHNRAVEELLRCSGTGPRNVDPAWRDRLDAEGIRVVTTHPNRAGLPIDELWIAGDFRVRNLEHFGQDGLGVPLVAAGVLSNRDAVPDRFLPSQLKLPATAVLQPTGPLDHGLWRQQPVLLALHDPIQESVVVIGNGVGTIALASDLTTPIAYQFLKAPGQEIGYGGLFQPDRLSTLPGIFMQGPYKPGKIPVLFVHGLSSSPVMWLETANALQGDPEIRDRYQFWYAYYPTGAALAFSAARVRSELAAIHQAIDPDRVDPALDQMVVVGHSLGGVLCRQMLQSSGRRVEQGMFTRPFEKVMMSSQTRQRLEQLLYFEPVPSIRRAVFIMAPHRGSNVASGLIGRVTTALVQRTREIELYRDEIIGLNGPEVFSPVFQRRPPSSIDNLEPESPILNVLAELPTAPGVPYHSVIGNLFPEGPPSRWSDGVVPVASAQLDGAVSELVVRKSHFGANSPEVVAEVRRILHLHLNDQVSPTAQNGTVARHTDPARPVRR; from the coding sequence ATGGTGGCTCGCGGAGGATGGAATCGAGCGTGGGTGCTCGTTCACCTGGTTCTGGTCTGCGCAATCGTCATCGCTGCCTGCCAATCCCCGAAGATCCGGGAACGACCGTTTTCGAATCATCCGGCGATCCGATCGGCGGGAGCGGGGCATGGTGCGTCGAGGGATGCGTTTGGGCCGAGTGACGAAGCCTCCTATCAACGGCTCGTCGCTGAGGTGGAGCGACCGGGAGGAGCCTCGGCAAGCCGTTTGCTTGCGTTGGCGGATTTTGCAGACCGGCAGGGGCGTCGGCAGATTGGGCGAGAACCGGTCGCGGCGCTCTCGTGGTTCCGAGACGCAGCAGTCTACGCGTCATTCGCGCTGGAAAATGCCGATGAACCACTGATACAGGCCCGTGCCGTCGATCGCCATAACCGCGCGGTCGAGGAGCTGCTCCGTTGCTCGGGGACCGGCCCCCGGAATGTCGATCCCGCGTGGCGAGACCGACTCGATGCGGAAGGCATTCGTGTTGTCACCACCCATCCGAACCGCGCCGGCTTGCCGATTGACGAACTCTGGATCGCCGGGGATTTCCGGGTCCGGAACCTGGAGCACTTCGGCCAGGATGGACTCGGTGTGCCGCTGGTGGCCGCCGGTGTGCTGAGCAATCGAGACGCGGTCCCCGATCGCTTCCTTCCCAGCCAGCTCAAGCTGCCCGCAACAGCGGTCTTGCAACCGACGGGGCCGCTCGACCATGGTTTGTGGCGGCAGCAGCCGGTCTTGCTCGCGCTTCACGATCCGATCCAGGAATCGGTGGTCGTCATTGGGAACGGTGTGGGTACGATCGCGCTTGCAAGCGACCTGACGACCCCAATCGCCTACCAGTTCCTGAAAGCCCCCGGGCAGGAAATCGGTTACGGCGGGTTGTTCCAGCCCGATCGGCTCTCGACGCTCCCGGGCATTTTCATGCAGGGGCCTTATAAGCCCGGGAAAATCCCCGTCCTGTTCGTTCATGGGCTCTCGTCAAGTCCGGTCATGTGGCTGGAGACGGCCAATGCGCTTCAGGGAGACCCCGAGATCCGGGACCGTTACCAATTCTGGTATGCTTATTACCCGACCGGAGCAGCCCTGGCGTTTTCGGCAGCTCGTGTCCGCTCGGAACTGGCCGCGATCCACCAGGCGATCGACCCGGATCGCGTTGACCCCGCGCTCGATCAGATGGTTGTCGTGGGTCATAGCCTGGGAGGTGTCCTGTGCCGGCAAATGCTCCAGTCAAGCGGCCGGAGAGTTGAACAGGGCATGTTCACGCGACCATTCGAAAAGGTCATGATGTCTTCCCAGACCCGGCAACGGCTGGAGCAACTGCTCTACTTCGAGCCGGTTCCGTCGATTCGGCGCGCGGTGTTCATCATGGCACCGCACCGGGGGAGCAATGTTGCGAGTGGTTTGATCGGACGGGTCACGACTGCTCTGGTGCAACGAACGCGAGAAATCGAGCTGTATCGAGATGAGATCATCGGCTTGAATGGTCCGGAGGTCTTCAGCCCGGTGTTCCAGAGGCGTCCGCCAAGCAGTATTGATAATCTGGAACCTGAGAGCCCGATCTTAAACGTTCTTGCGGAACTGCCGACGGCTCCCGGCGTGCCGTATCATTCGGTGATCGGGAACCTCTTTCCGGAAGGTCCCCCCTCGCGCTGGTCGGATGGAGTTGTTCCCGTCGCGAGTGCCCAGCTCGATGGTGCCGTCTCGGAACTGGTGGTCCGTAAGAGCCACTTCGGCGCGAATTCTCCCGAGGTGGTCGCGGAAGTTCGACGCATTCTCCACCTTCATCTCAACGATCAGGTGTCTCCGACCGCGCAGAATGGCACAGTTGCTCGACATACCGATCCAGCTCGGCCAGTTCGTCGGTGA